A genomic window from Triticum urartu cultivar G1812 chromosome 7, Tu2.1, whole genome shotgun sequence includes:
- the LOC125524413 gene encoding cyclin-B2-2-like, with protein MENMRSENHRGAAMEGVKLASEAAANTNRRALRDIKNILGAPHQPQAVSKRGLQEKPAAAGAKSQPGAVGHRPVTRKFAAILQQTQPANAPLAPIGSERQKRNADTAFNAPSDMECSKASDDDLDEMMTNELKEIDMEDTEEEEMPDIDSCDVGNSLAVVEYVDEIYSFYRRTEELSCVSPTYMAHQSDINEKMRGILIDWLIEVHYKLELLGETLFLTVNIIDRYLARENVARKKLQLVGVTAMLLACKYEEVSVPVVEDLILICDRAYSREDILDMERMIVDRLEFNMSVPTPYCFMRRFLKAAGSDKKLELLSFFLIELSLVDYKMLKFQPSMLAAAAIFTAQCTLNGCMSWNKCCELHTKYSEEQLMDCSTMMVELHQGAPRGKLTGVHRKYSTFKYGCAAKSEPAAFLLDARKA; from the exons ATGGAGAACATGAGATCCGAGAACCACCGCGGCGCGGCCATGGAGGGCGTCAAGCTCGCgtcggaggcggcggcgaacACCAACCGCAGGGCCCTGAGGGACATCAAGAACATTCTCGGCGCCCCTCACCAGCCCCAAGCCGTCAGCAAGAGGGGCTTGCAAGA AAAACCCGCCGCCGCCGGTGCCAAGAGCCAGCCTGGCGCCGTCGGCCACCGGCCGGTGACCAGGAAATTCGCCGCCATCCTGCAGCAAACGCAGCCTGCAAACGCCCCGCTG GCACCAATTGGCAGTGAGAGGCAGAAGAGGAACGCTGACACTGCATTCAATGCTCCTTCAGACATGGAGTGCAGCAAGGCTTCAGATGATGACCTTGATGAGATG ATGACCAATGAGCTCAAGGAGATCGACATGGAGGACACCGAAGAGGAGGAAATGCCTGACATCGACAGCTGTGACGTCGGCAACTCCCTTGCGGTTGTCGAATATGTGGATGAAATTTACAGCTTCTACAGAAGGACCGAG GAGCTGAGCTGTGTGTCCCCCACCTACATGGCACACCAATCTGACATCAATGAGAAAATGCGCGGCATTCTGATTGACTGGCTGATTGAG GTCCATTACAAGCTTGAGCTACTGGGGGAGACCCTTTTCCTTACTGTAAACATCATCGACAGATACCTGGCCAGGGAGAACGTCGCCAGGAAGAAGCTCCAGCTGGTGGGCGTGACAGCCATGCTGCTGGCATGCAAGTATGAGGAGGTCAGTGTGCCAGTCGTGGAGGATCTGATCCTCATCTGCGATCGCGCCTACTCCCGGGAAGACATTCTTGACATG GAGAGGATGATTGTTGACAGGCTTGAATTCAACATGTCAGTCCCTACTCCATATTGCTTCATGAGAAGATTCCTCAAGGCAGCAGGGTCTGACAAGAAG CTGGAGCTGCTCTCCTTCTTCCTAATCGAGCTCAGCCTGGTCGACTACAAGATGCTCAAGTTCCAGCCGTCGAtgctggcggcggcggccatCTTCACCGCGCAATGCACGCTCAACGGGTGCATGTCCTGGAACAAGTGCTGTGAGCTGCACACAAAATACTCTGAAGAACAGCTCAT GGACTGCAGCACAATGATGGTGGAGCTGCACCAGGGGGCGCCGCGCGGGAAGCTCACCGGGGTGCACCGCAAGTACAGCACCTTCAAGTACGGGTGCGCCGCCAAGTCGGAGCCCGCCGCCTTCCTGCTCGACGCGAGGAAGGCCTGA
- the LOC125520196 gene encoding protein LAZ1, with amino-acid sequence MAMAIELADKLLLVLRSYSLPVWATIISGLFVVVSVSLSIYLLLNHLSAYKNPEEQKFLVGVVLMVPIYAIESYISLVNPTIGVDIEILRDGYEAFAMYCFGRYLVACLGGEDRTIEFLKKEGSSGSDAPLLGNASEERHVNHPFPMNYMLNPWPVGEWFYLVVKFGLVQYMIIKTICALLAVILESFGVYCEGEFKWSCGYSYTAMALNFSQSWALYCLVQFYAVIKDELAHIKPLAKFLTFKSIVFLTWWQGVAIALLSSWGLLRGPIAQELQFKSSIQDFIICIEMGFAAVIHLYVFPAKPYELMGDRYIGDVSVLGDYASVDCPLDPDEVKDSERPTKIRLPQPDDHVRCSTAIKESVRDVVLGGGEYIVNDLKFTVNHAVEPINEKIHQISQNMKKHDKDKRTNDDSCIDSPRSLHRVISGIDDPLLNGSLSDNSGPKRARRQQRRRSGVGTSGETSDHGLGGYEIRGHRWITKE; translated from the exons ATGGCAATGGCAATTGAATTGGCCGACAAATTGCTCCTGGTGCTCCGGAGCTACTCACTGCCTGTCTGGGCCACCATCATctcggggctcttcgtcgtcgtCTCGGTCTCGCTGTCCATCTACTTGCTCTTGAACCACCTCTCGGCCTACAAGAACCCAGAG GAGCAGAAGTTCCTCGTCGGTGTCGTTCTGATGGTGCCGATATATGCAATCGAGTCG TATATATCATTGGTGAATCCAACAATTGGTGTAGATATTGAGATTCTGCGAGACGGATACGAGGCATTTGCCATGTACTGTTTCGGGCGGTATCTAGTTGCGTGCTTAG GTGGAGAGGATAGGACGATTGAATTTCTGAAGAAGGAGGGCAGTTCAGGTTCTGATGCACCACTTTTAGGCAATGCATCCGAAGAACGACATGTGAACCACCCTTTTCCGATGAATTACATGTTGAACCCATGGCCCGTTGGCGAATGGTTCTACTTGGTAGTTAAGTTTGGGCTTGTCCAATAT ATGATAATAAAGACAATATGTGCTCTTCTTGCGGTGATTCTTGAATCCTTTGGGGTGTACTGCGAAGGAGAGTTTAAATGGAGCTGTGG GTACTCTTACACTGCCATGGCTCTCAATTTCAGTCAGTCATGGGCCTTATACTGTCTCGTTCAATTTTACGCCGTCATAAAGGACGAGCTAGCCCATATAAAGcccctagcgaagtttctgacaTTCAAGTCTATTGTGTTCTTAACATGGTGGCAAGGTGTGGCAATAGCGTTGCTCTCCAGCTGGGGCTTGTTGAGAGGCCCTATAGCTCAAGAGTTGCAGTTCAAGTCCAGCATTCAGGACTTTATCATCTGCATAGAG ATGGGTTTTGCTGCTGTTATTCACCTGTACGTCTTCCCTGCCAAGCCATACGAGCTAATGGGCGATCGTTACATCGGAGATGTTTCAGTTCTGGGAGACTATGCTTCAGTTGACTGCCCTCTAGATCCAGACGAAGTTAAAGATAGCGAGCGCCCAACCAAGATTAGGCTTCCCCAGCCAGATGATCACGTCAGATGCTCCACTGCCATAAAAGAAAGCGTCCGTGATGTTGTACTTGGAGGAGGCGAATAT ATTGTGAATGACTTGAAGTTCACCGTGAACCACGCGGTGGAGCCGATCAACGAGAAGATCCACCAGATATCccagaacatgaagaagcacGATAAAGACAAGAGAACGAACGACGACAGCTGCATCGACTCGCCGCGATCCTTGCACAGGGTGATCAGTGGGATCGATGACCCGCTACTGAACGGGAGCCTCAGCGACAACAGCGGCCCCAAGAGAGCGCGGAGGCAGCAGCGCAGGAGGTCGGGCGTGGGGACCAGCGGCGAGACCAGCGACCATGGGCTGGGCGGGTACGAGATCCGGGGACACAGGTGGATCACAAAGGAGTGA